A portion of the Oryzias melastigma strain HK-1 linkage group LG1, ASM292280v2, whole genome shotgun sequence genome contains these proteins:
- the LOC112137180 gene encoding beta-2-glycoprotein 1, translating into MDRTVSIFQLKMEDRTSFILLSSLLLLTCGTSGQDNAGCVRPILDAKIELATNQTHFSPGVPITLSCKQGYTPVSGPRRIVCTVDGTWTNTRYMCIPKRCPYPDPPAHGELYYEDTVYLSTINYTCDEGYTLNGSSTAVCQANATWSTPAPECKAVSCGLAPIPQFGLIIYDKTVRGGKTYFGTGGTYRCLPPYALFGNPRAECTISGTWTRTPECRVVTCPPPDNIEKGYMSNEDRRDFDFMETVKYGCNDNYALDGNMEIVCQQDGNWSEMPSCKASCPVEIQRAKIEYNGEKILISDLKIKVILHKEIISVYCKDTVRNCTYPIPTQCIDGVLKLPECFEELSEFEYNLNSTSHPSEIQQC; encoded by the exons ATGGATAGAACAGTGTCTATATTTCAACTGAAGATGGAGGATAGGACTTCTTTTATTCTGCTGTCTTCTCTACTGCTCCTCACCTGTGGTACATCAGGGCAAGACAACg ccGGGTGTGTTAGACCCATCCTGGATGCCAAGATTGAGTTGGCCACTAACCAGACGCACTTTAGCCCCGGTGTGCCAATAACACTGTCCTGTAAACAAGGATACACCCCTGTGTCAGGACCCCGCAGGATCGTTTGTACTGTCGACGGAACGTGGACAAACACCAGATACATGTGCATAC caaaacGATGTCCCTACCCTGACCCTCCAGCCCATGGAGAACTGTATTATGAAGACACCGTGTACCTCAGTACCATTAACTACACTTGTGATGAAGG GTACACATTGAATGGATCCAGCACTGCGGTGTGCCAAGCCAATGCGACATGGAGCACACCAGCACCTGAGTGCAAGG CGGTGTCATGTGGTCTCGCTCCAATCCCACAGTTCGGACTGATCATCTATGATAAAACGGTCAGAGGGGGCAAAACGTATTTTGGCACTGGAGGAACATATAGATGCTTGCCTCCCTATGCGCTCTTTGGCAATCCAAGGGCTGAGTGCACTATCAGCGGGACTTGGACCAGGACGCCTGAATGTCGAG TGGTGACCTGCCCTCCCCCAGACAACATTGAAAAAGGCTACATGTCAAATGAAGACAGGAGAGATTTTGACTTCATGGAAACAGTGAAATATGGCTGCAATGACAACTATGCACTGGATGGAAATATGGAAATAGTTTGCCAGCAGGACGGGAACTGGTCAGAAATGCCGTCCTGTAAGG CCTCTTGTCCTGTTGAAATACAAAGAGCAAAAATAGAGTATAATGGGGAGAAAATCTTGATCAGCGacttaaaaatcaaagttaTCCTACACAAAGAAATTATCTCAGTCTACTGCAAGGACACGGTGAGGAACTGCACTTATCCGATTCCAACGCAGTGCATTGACGGCGTACTCAAACTCCCAGAATGCTTTGAAG aACTCAGTGAGTTTGAGTACAACTTGAATTCTACTTCTCATCCGTCAGAAATTCAACAGTGCTGA